A section of the Ochotona princeps isolate mOchPri1 chromosome 19, mOchPri1.hap1, whole genome shotgun sequence genome encodes:
- the LOC101516995 gene encoding L-lactate dehydrogenase A-like 6B, which yields MAACACQAQGPRLTAAWLCTSASNVATVKRKLLQNFHCEKPVCHNKVSIIGAGSVGMACAVSILLKGLSDELALVDANESKLKGETMDLQHGSSFLKMPSIVCSKDYLVTANSSLVIITAGARQERGETRLNLVQRNVAIFKLMISDIIQHSPSCKLIVVSNPVDILTYVAWKLSALPHSHVIGSGCNLDTARFRFLIGQKLGIHSESCHGWVLGEHGDSSVPVWSGVNVAGVPLQHLNSEIGTDRDPEQWKNVHKEVVASAYEIIKMKGYTSWAIGLSVADLTESILKNLRRTHPVSTRIKGLYGIDKEVFLSVPCVLGGSGISDVVKIKLTPGEEARLKRSANTLWDIQKELRL from the coding sequence ATGGCTGCGTGTGCCTGCCAGGCACAGGGCCCTCGGCTCACGGCCGCCTGGCTCTGCACCTCCGCATCCAACGTGGCAACCGTGAAGCGCAAACTGCTGCAGAATTTCCACTGCGAGAAGCCCGTGTGCCACAACAAGGTCTCCATCATCGGGGCTGGATCGGTGGGCATGGCGTGTGCCGTCAGCATCCTGCTAAAAGGCTTGAGTGATGAGCTGGCCCTCGTGGATGCCAACGAAAGCAAGCTGAAGGGGGAGACCATGGATCTGCAACATGGCAGCTCCTTCCTGAAAATGCCGAGCATTGTCTGCAGCAAAGACTATCTGGTCACGGCCAACTCCAGCCTGGTGATTATCACGGCAGGTGCACGTCAGGAGCGAGGGGAAACGCGCCTGAACCTGGTGCAGCGCAACGTGGCCATCTTCAAGCTGATGATTTCCGATATTAtccagcacagccccagctgcaagCTGATCGTTGTGTCCAACCCGGTGGATATCTTGACCTATGTGGCCTGGAAGCTGAGTGCGCTTCCCCACAGCCACGTGATCGGAAGCGGCTGCAACCTGGACACGGCTCGCTTCCGTTTCCTGATCGGACAGAAGCTGGGCATCCACTCTGAAAGCTGCCACGGGTGGGTTCTTGGGGAGCACGGAGACTCGAGTGTTCCGGTGTGGAGCGGAGTGAATGTTGCTGGCGTCCCTCTGCAGCACCTGAACTCCGAAATAGGGACGGATCGGGACCCCGAGCAGTGGAAAAATGTCCACAAGGAAGTGGTGGCCAGCGCCTATGAGATCATCAAAATGAAAGGCTACACCTCGTGGGCCATCGGCCTCTCTGTAGCCGACCTGACCGAAAGCATTTTGAAGAACCTGAGGAGAACGCATCCGGTTTCCACCAGAATTAAGGGCCTGTACGGGATAGACAAGGAAGTGTTCCTCAGTGTCCCTTGCGTCCTGGGAGGAAGTGGCATCTCAGATGTGGTGAAGATAAAGCTGACCCCCGGGGAGGAGGCGCGCCTGAAGAGGAGTGCGAACACGCTTTGGGACATCCAGAAGGAGCTCAGGCTGTGA